One genomic window of Arachis stenosperma cultivar V10309 chromosome 10, arast.V10309.gnm1.PFL2, whole genome shotgun sequence includes the following:
- the LOC130954339 gene encoding receptor-like protein kinase FERONIA: protein MNLKSYTYSITSALFTLLYLYFLFLSDLAISIEAYVPVDSVTINCGSTGNFSDGERSWSGDIDSKFLTLQDTKTIVAQPATQPSPNKVPYTTARLSNFEFSYSFPVTVGRKFVRLFFYPASYAAFDRHNAFFTVKSEGFTLLKDFNASLNADASNSDTIFKEYIINVDDGQRINLTFTPNTSHPNSYAFVNGIEVVSMPSDLYFTEPSGQQVVFVGQPGVPYTMQDSSALQTDYRIKVGGNTITPKADTGMLRNWAGDDADYLRTPSALYMLSGDDTGKMKITVSPDYEAPIELYTTSRDMGMNQTLNQMTNLTWEFPVDSGFTYMLRLHFCELDPSINKTGDRVFNIYIAGQLAEDRADVLKWSKQKGIAVQRDYAVTIPGTTQDKFNLSLQLHEALREGQSQTLQGDPFLNGLEIFKISDTVSNSLAGPNPDPIPHPFAPPHFSVSVKSSHNSRILIIIIISVSAVFIFLSSVVFFLLRKQKKKSIKRSSKVANTQALALPSALCRRFSLVEMKTCTNNFDELLLIGVGGFGNVYKGYIDEGSTPVAIKRLKPGSQQGVQEFRTEIQMLSQLRHLHLVSLIGYCCESNEMLLVYDFMDRGTLQDHLYNNSSNPSLSWKQRLHILVGAAKGLHYLHAGAVHNIIHRDVKSTNILLDDKWVAKVSDFGLSKIGPSGISRTHISTVVKGSLGYLDPEYYKRQRLTVKSDVYSFGVVLFEVLCGRPPLMRTVEKQQMSLAHWAVSCYEDGTLDQIVDKALEGQIEPECLTKFGEIAVRCLHEDGSQRPSMDEIVWCLEFALKLQETGETHQEHLVTAPEILEISNV, encoded by the coding sequence ATGAACTTGAAGAGTTATACTTATAGCATAACCTCTGCCCTATTCACTCtcctttatctttatttcctgttcCTCTCGGACTTAGCCATATCTATTGAAGCTTATGTTCCAGTTGATAGTGTCACCATAAACTGTGGCTCAACTGGCAATTTCTCCGACGGTGAAAGGTCATGGAGCGGAGACATAGACTCAAAGTTCTTAACTCTTCAAGACACAAAAACCATCGTTGCTCAACCAGCCACACAACCTTCTCCGAACAAAGTTCCATATACCACTGCTCGCTTGTCTAACTTTGAATTCAGTTACTCCTTCCCGGTCACAGTTGGCCGGAAATTTGTTCGTCTCTTCTTCTACCCTGCTTCTTACGCTGCCTTTGACCGTCATAACGCCTTCTTCACGGTCAAATCCGAGGGGTTCACACTCCTTAAGGATTTCAACGCTTCGCTTAACGCCGATGCTTCAAACAGCGACACCATCTTTAAAGAATACATCATCAACGTGGATGATGGGCAGAGGATCAACCTAACCTTCACTCCAAACACATCCCATCCAAATTCTTACGCGTTTGTGAATGGAATTGAGGTGGTTTCCATGCCCAGTGATCTCTACTTCACTGAACCCAGCGGACAACAAGTTGTATTTGTGGGTCAGCCAGGCGTCCCATACACTATGCAAGACAGTAGTGCCCTGCAGACAGACTACAGGATCAAAGTTGGCGGCAACACAATCACACCTAAAGCTGATACTGGCATGCTCCGGAATTGGGCAGGAGATGATGCTGATTATTTAAGAACGCCAAGTGCTCTGTATATGCTATCCGGTGATGATACCGGAAAGATGAAGATCACTGTGAGTCCTGATTATGAAGCACCCATTGAACTCTACACAACATCACGTGATATGGGCATGAATCAAACTCTCAATCAAATGACCAATTTGACCTGGGAGTTCCCTGTTGATTCTGGCTTCACCTACATGCTCAGGCTTCACTTTTGCGAGCTAGACCCAAGCATTAATAAAACCGGTGACAGAGTGTTCAACATCTACATAGCAGGCCAGTTGGCGGAGGACCGTGCAGATGTTCTAAAATGGAGCAAGCAAAAGGGAATTGCTGTACAGAGAGACTATGCAGTTACGATCCCAGGGACTACTCAGGATAAGTTTAACCTTTCACTCCAACTGCACGAGGCTCTCCGAGAAGGTCAAAGTCAAACATTACAAGGCGATCCTTTCTTGAACGGCCTTGAAATCTTCAAAATTAGTGACACTGTGTCTAATAGCCTGGCAGGACCCAACCCTGACCCTATTCCTCATCCGTTTGCCCCACCACACTTCTCTGTCTCTGTTAAAAGCTCACACAACAGTAGGATcctaataatcataataatctCTGTCTCGGCAGTATTCATTTTTCTTTCCAGTGTAGTCTTCTTCCTCCTtagaaaacagaagaaaaagagcATAAAGAGATCTTCCAAAGTAGCCAACACTCAAGCCTTAGCATTGCCATCCGCTCTTTGTCGTCGGTTTTCCTTGGTTGAGATGAAAACATGCACCAATAACTTCGATGAACTCCTCCTTATCGGAGTGGGAGGGTTTGGCAACGTGTACAAAGGCTACATCGACGAAGGCTCAACACCAGTCGCAATCAAACGGTTAAAACCGGGTTCACAGCAAGGGGTTCAGGAATTCAGGACCGAAATTCAAATGCTCTCTCAACTGCGCCATCTCCACCTTGTGTCCCTCATTGGTTATTGCTGTGAGAGCAACGAGATGCTCTTGGTCTATGATTTCATGGATCGAGGAACCTTACAAGATCATCTCTACAACAATAGTAGTAACCCTTCCCTCTCGTGGAAGCAACGGTTGCATATCTTGGTAGGAGCAGCGAAGGGGTTGCATTATCTCCATGCAGGTGCGGTCCACAATATCATTCACCGCGATGTAAAGAGCACCAACATCTTATTGGATGACAAATGGGTGGCCAAGGTTTCCGATTTCGGCTTGTCCAAAATAGGACCCTCTGGCATTTCAAGAACTCACATTAGCACTGTGGTGAAGGGCAGTCTTGGGTATTTAGACCCAGAATACTATAAACGACAGCGTTTAACTGTGAAGTCTGACGTGTACTCCTTTGGAGTAGTGCTGTTTGAGGTGCTGTGTGGGAGGCCGCCTTTGATGAGGACAGTGGAAAAACAACAGATGTCACTTGCTCATTGGGCTGTATCTTGTTATGAAGATGGCACGTTGGATCAGATTGTGGACAAAGCATTGGAGGGTCAGATTGAACCGGAGTGCTTGACGAAGTTTGGCGAGATTGCTGTGAGATGTTTGCATGAAGATGGTTCCCAACGACCTTCCATGGATGAAATTGTTTGGTGTTTGGAATTTGCATTGAAACTGCAAGAGACTGGTGAGAcgcatcaagaacatcttgttACTGCACCTGAAATTCTTGAAATTAGCAATGTGTAA